Proteins encoded together in one Prunus dulcis chromosome 3, ALMONDv2, whole genome shotgun sequence window:
- the LOC117621830 gene encoding uncharacterized protein LOC117621830 — protein sequence MDNRLRLTTTIEGIRYLTNQALAFRGHDESVDSSNRGNFVEILKSFARMNIEVDKVVLDKAPHNAQYIAHDIQKQILHIFATKVKKKICKEQMAIILRFVDCDGFIRECFFDIVSVVDTNALTLKQEICKVLDNNGILVENMRGQGYDGASNMRGSWNRLQALFLQDCPYAYYMHCFAHRLQLALNGVAKDVKFQDIRAHGWDDLFMSVVSFCEQHGIDVPDMSSRYMMGTRRSCQQKDFITVEHYYRIDVFNDVIDCMLRELNDRFPKQTVELLILSSALDPRNSFKSFNIGHLCKPAEKFYHADFSPSDLKGLEIELRYFQNDMHCLPCFKDLTTLPQLCQQLVETTLAENYHLLYRLIQLVLTLPVSTATTERAFSCMRIIKNRLRSTIADEFLANCMILHIEREFANSIDNEEIIEEFKISKPRRVQF from the exons ATGGACAATCGGTTGCGACTTACAACCACAATAGAGGGCATTCGGTATCTAACAAATCAAGCATTGGCTTTTCGAGGTCACGATGAATCCGTTGACTCATCTAACCGGGGCAATTTCGTTGAAATCTTAAAGTCTTTTGCAAGAATGAATATAGAAGTTGATAAAGTTGTTCTAGATAAGGCTCCTCATAATGCTCAGTATATTGCCCATGATATACAAAAACAGATCTTGCATATTTTTGCTACCaaggtgaagaagaaaattt GCAAGGAACAAATGGCTATTATTCTAAGATTTGTTGATTGTGATGGATTTATTCGTGAATGCTTTTTCGATATTGTGAGTGTCGTAGACACTAATGCCTTGACTCTTAAACAAGAGATATGCAAAGTGCTTGATAATAACGGCATTCTAGTGGAAAACATGCGTGGCCAAGGGTATGATGGTGCTAGTAATATGCGTGGTTCATGGAATAGATTACAAGCATTGTTTCTTCAAGATTGTCCATATGCATATTATATGCATTGCTTTGCTCATCGCTTGCAATTAGCATTAAATGGTGTGGCTAAAGATGTGAAG TTCCAAGATATAAGGGCACATGGCTGGGATGATTTATTCATGAGTGTGGTATCATTTTGTGAACAACATGGTATTGATGTTCCTGATATGAGTTCTCGTTATATGATGGGCACACGTCGTTCTTGTCAACAAAAAGATTTTATTACAGTTGAACATTACTATCGCATTGATGTATTTAATGATGTGATAGATTGCATGTTGAGGGAGTTAAATGACAGATTTCCAAAGCAAACAGTTGAACTTCTTATTCTTAGCTCAGCATTGGATCCTCGTAATTCCTTCAAATCATTCAATATTGGGCATCTATGTAAACCTGCTGAGAAATTCTATCATGCTGATTTCAGTCCAAGTGACTTAAAAGGTTTGGAAATTGAGTTGAggtattttcaaaatgatatgCATTGCCTTCCCTGCTTTAAGGACCTCACCACTCTTCCTCAATTATGTCAACAATTGGTGGAAACAACTTTGGCAGAAAACTACCATTTGCTTTACAGGTTGATTCAGTTGGTGTTGACTCTTCCAGTTTCTACAGCAACAACGGAACGAGCTTTTTCATGTATGAGAATTATTAAGAATAGACTTCGAAGCACCATAGCTGATGAATTCCTTGCTAATTGCATGATTCTCCACATTGAAAGAGAGTTTGCTAATAGTATCGATAATGAAGAGATAATTGAGGAATTTAAGATTTCTAAGCCTCGTAGGGTACAATTTTAG
- the LOC117621257 gene encoding bifunctional epoxide hydrolase 2-like isoform X2 — translation MEKIQHTNVQVRELKLHVAEIGSGPKVVLFFHGFPEIWYTWRHQMVAAANKGYRAIAFDHRGYGLSEQPAEPEKATLLDLVDDAVALLDSLGINKAFIVGKDFGALSAYRVGVLHPERVSAIITLGTPFIQPGPSVVQNHPLPEGFYISRWQGRAEADFGRFDVKTVIRNIYILFSKSEIPIAAADQEIMDLIDPATPLPPWFSEEDLSVYASLYEKSGFCFALQVPYRKLKVDRSLIDPKVSAPSLLIVGEKDYSLKMPGVNNYIRTGAMKHLVPDLDVKFIEEGTHFMHEQFPEQVNQLIIAFLGKHGA, via the exons ATGGAAAAAATTCAGCACACAAATGTGCAAGTGAGAGAACTAAAGCTTCATGTAGCTGAAATCGGAAGCG GTCCAAAGGTGGTGCTTTTCTTCCATGGATTTCCGGAAATCTGGTACACATGGAGGCATCAAATGGTTGCTGCGGCAAACAAAGGGTATAGAGCAATAGCCTTTGATCACAGGGGCTATGGACTTTCGGAGCAGCCAGCTGAACCTGAAAAGGCAACCTTGCTCGATCTTGTTGACGATGCTGTTGCTCTTTTAGATTCTTTGGGCATTAACAAg GCTTTTATTGTAGGGAAGGATTTTGGAGCTCTGTCTGCATACCGAGTAGGTGTCCTCCACCCAGAGCGGGTATCTGCAATCATAACATTAGGAACACCTTTCATTCAGCCAGGTCCCTCTGTTGTCCAAAATCATCCCCTCCCAGAAGGTTTCTACATATCAAGGTGGCAG GGGCGGGCAGAAGCAGATTTTGGCCGCTTTGATGTGAAGACAGTGATAAGGAACATCTATATTCTCTTCTCTAAAAGTGAGATCCCAATAGCTGCTGCTGATCAAGAAATCATGGACTTGATTGACCCTGCTACTCCTCTGCCACCATGGTTTTCCGAGGAAGATCTCTCTGTCTATGCATCTTTATATGAGAAATCTGGATTCTGTTTTGCACTGCAAGTTCCCTATAG AAAACTAAAAGTGGATCGCAGCTTAATTGATCCGAAAGTGTCAGCTCCATCACTGCTTATCGTGGGTGAGAAGGACTACAGCTTAAAGATGCCGGGAGTGAACAACTACATACGGACGGGGGCAATGAAGCATCTTGTGCCCGATTTGGATGTTAAATTCATTGAGGAAGGGACTCATTTTATGCATGAACAATTTCCGGAGCAAGTTAATCAGCTAATCATTGCCTTCCTTGGCAAACATGGTGCATGA
- the LOC117621257 gene encoding bifunctional epoxide hydrolase 2-like isoform X1, whose product MEKIQHTNVQVRELKLHVAEIGSGPKVVLFFHGFPEIWYTWRHQMVAAANKGYRAIAFDHRGYGLSEQPAEPEKATLLDLVDDAVALLDSLGINKAFIVGKDFGALSAYRVGVLHPERVSAIITLGTPFIQPGPSVVQNHPLPEGFYISRWQEQGRAEADFGRFDVKTVIRNIYILFSKSEIPIAAADQEIMDLIDPATPLPPWFSEEDLSVYASLYEKSGFCFALQVPYRKLKVDRSLIDPKVSAPSLLIVGEKDYSLKMPGVNNYIRTGAMKHLVPDLDVKFIEEGTHFMHEQFPEQVNQLIIAFLGKHGA is encoded by the exons ATGGAAAAAATTCAGCACACAAATGTGCAAGTGAGAGAACTAAAGCTTCATGTAGCTGAAATCGGAAGCG GTCCAAAGGTGGTGCTTTTCTTCCATGGATTTCCGGAAATCTGGTACACATGGAGGCATCAAATGGTTGCTGCGGCAAACAAAGGGTATAGAGCAATAGCCTTTGATCACAGGGGCTATGGACTTTCGGAGCAGCCAGCTGAACCTGAAAAGGCAACCTTGCTCGATCTTGTTGACGATGCTGTTGCTCTTTTAGATTCTTTGGGCATTAACAAg GCTTTTATTGTAGGGAAGGATTTTGGAGCTCTGTCTGCATACCGAGTAGGTGTCCTCCACCCAGAGCGGGTATCTGCAATCATAACATTAGGAACACCTTTCATTCAGCCAGGTCCCTCTGTTGTCCAAAATCATCCCCTCCCAGAAGGTTTCTACATATCAAGGTGGCAG GAGCAGGGGCGGGCAGAAGCAGATTTTGGCCGCTTTGATGTGAAGACAGTGATAAGGAACATCTATATTCTCTTCTCTAAAAGTGAGATCCCAATAGCTGCTGCTGATCAAGAAATCATGGACTTGATTGACCCTGCTACTCCTCTGCCACCATGGTTTTCCGAGGAAGATCTCTCTGTCTATGCATCTTTATATGAGAAATCTGGATTCTGTTTTGCACTGCAAGTTCCCTATAG AAAACTAAAAGTGGATCGCAGCTTAATTGATCCGAAAGTGTCAGCTCCATCACTGCTTATCGTGGGTGAGAAGGACTACAGCTTAAAGATGCCGGGAGTGAACAACTACATACGGACGGGGGCAATGAAGCATCTTGTGCCCGATTTGGATGTTAAATTCATTGAGGAAGGGACTCATTTTATGCATGAACAATTTCCGGAGCAAGTTAATCAGCTAATCATTGCCTTCCTTGGCAAACATGGTGCATGA
- the LOC117621257 gene encoding bifunctional epoxide hydrolase 2-like isoform X3: MEKIQHTNVQVRELKLHVAEIGSGPKVVLFFHGFPEIWYTWRHQMVAAANKGYRAIAFDHRGYGLSEQPAEPEKATLLDLVDDAVALLDSLGINKAFIVGKDFGALSAYRVGVLHPERVSAIITLGTPFIQPGPSVVQNHPLPEGFYISRWQEQGRAEADFGRFDVKTVIRNIYILFSKSEIPIAAADQEIMDLIDPATPLPPWFSEEDLSVYASLYEKSGFCFALQVPYRLFLNGAEN; the protein is encoded by the exons ATGGAAAAAATTCAGCACACAAATGTGCAAGTGAGAGAACTAAAGCTTCATGTAGCTGAAATCGGAAGCG GTCCAAAGGTGGTGCTTTTCTTCCATGGATTTCCGGAAATCTGGTACACATGGAGGCATCAAATGGTTGCTGCGGCAAACAAAGGGTATAGAGCAATAGCCTTTGATCACAGGGGCTATGGACTTTCGGAGCAGCCAGCTGAACCTGAAAAGGCAACCTTGCTCGATCTTGTTGACGATGCTGTTGCTCTTTTAGATTCTTTGGGCATTAACAAg GCTTTTATTGTAGGGAAGGATTTTGGAGCTCTGTCTGCATACCGAGTAGGTGTCCTCCACCCAGAGCGGGTATCTGCAATCATAACATTAGGAACACCTTTCATTCAGCCAGGTCCCTCTGTTGTCCAAAATCATCCCCTCCCAGAAGGTTTCTACATATCAAGGTGGCAG GAGCAGGGGCGGGCAGAAGCAGATTTTGGCCGCTTTGATGTGAAGACAGTGATAAGGAACATCTATATTCTCTTCTCTAAAAGTGAGATCCCAATAGCTGCTGCTGATCAAGAAATCATGGACTTGATTGACCCTGCTACTCCTCTGCCACCATGGTTTTCCGAGGAAGATCTCTCTGTCTATGCATCTTTATATGAGAAATCTGGATTCTGTTTTGCACTGCAAGTTCCCTATAG aCTTTTCCTCAATGGTGCAGAAAACTAA
- the LOC117621256 gene encoding probable polyol transporter 4, with protein MGLVGVGETGNGEMGLSSVALGTKNKYKRMDSQLPDEDEDASQHQLQETRSKKTRKYVLACAIFASLNSVLLGYDVGVMSGAIIFIQEDLKITEVQEEVLVGILSIVSLFGSLAGGKTSDMIGRKWTMALAAVVFQAGAGVMVFAPTFEILMIGRLLAGIGIGFGVMIAPVYIAEISPTIARGSLTSFPEIFINLGILLGYVSNYAFSGLPAHINWRIMLGVGILPSVFIGFALFIIPESPRWLVIQNRVDEARSVLLKTNENESEVEDRLNEILVAADTSSGGKYEEKSVTRELLSPSPALRRMLITGFGIQCFQQITGIDATVYYSPEIFREAGIEDKTNLLAATVAVGVTKTVFIMVAILLIDKIGRKPLLYVSTIGMTACLFSLAFTLTFLGKGQIGIAMAILSVCGNVAFFSVGIGPVCWVLTSEIFPLRLRAQAGALGAVGNRVCSGLVAMSFLSVSNAISFGGTFLIFSVVSAVSVAFVYVFVPETKGKSLEQIELLFQTEQWQGEGGQVELGDVEHLVQKG; from the exons ATGGGGTTGGTGGGTGTTGGAGAAActggaaatggagaaatgggTTTGTCTAGTGTTGCATTGGGAACCAAGAACAAATACAAGAGGATGGATTCTCAGCTCccagatgaagatgaagatgctTCACAGCACCAGCTACAAGAAACAAGGAGCAAAAAAACCAGGAAATATGTCCTTGCTTGTGCCATTTTTGCTTCTCTCAACTCTGTTCTTCTTGGCTATG ATGTAGGTGTCATGAGTGGAGCGATCATATTCATTCAAGAAGATTTAAAGATAACCGAGGTACAAGAAGAAGTACTTGTTGGGATTCTGAGCATTGTTTCGCTCTTCGGTAGTTTAGCTGGTGGTAAAACATCCGATATGATTGGTAGAAAGTGGACCATGGCCTTGGCTGCTGTTGTCTTTCAAGCTGGCGCAGGTGTAATGGTATTTGCTCCTACATTTGAAATACTGATGATTGGAAGACTCCTGGCCGGCATTGGAATTGGCTTCGGTGTCATGATTGCCCCTGTTTACATTGCTGAGATATCACCCACCATTGCCAGAGGCTCACTGACCTCCTTCcctgaaattttcataaatcTTGGAATTTTACTAGGCTACGTTTCAAACTATGCATTTTCTGGTCTTCCAGCACATATAAACTGGAGGATAATGCTTGGAGTAGGAATTCTGCCTTCAGTGTTCATTGGTTTTGCACTTTTCATAATCCCCGAGTCCCCAAGGTGGTTGGTCATTCAGAACCGTGTTGATGAGGCAAGATCAGTGTTGttgaaaacaaatgaaaatgaaagtgaGGTGGAGGACAGACTGAATGAAATACTAGTAGCTGCTGACACGTCCAGTGGAGGGAAATATGAGGAGAAAAGTGTGACACGTGAACTGCTGAGTCCATCTCCTGCACTTCGCCGAATGCTTATCACTGGGTTTGGAATTCAGTGTTTCCAACAGATAACAGGAATAGACGCGACTGTGTATTACAGCCCTGAAATCTTCAGAGAAGCTGGAATTGAGGATAAAACAAATCTACTTGCCGCAACTGTTGCTGTGGGTGTCACAAAGACTGTATTTATAATGGTTGCTATTCTCCTTATTGACAAGATTGGAAGAAAGCCCTTGCTTTATGTCAGCACTATTGGAATGACTGCTTGTTTATTCAGTTTGGCCTTTACTCTCACTTTTCTTGGGAAAGGGCAGATTGGGATTGCAATGGCAATTTTGTCAGTTTGCGGGAATGTAGCCTTCTTCTCAGTTGGAATTGGTCCTGTTTGCTGGGTTTTGACATCCGAAATCTTTCCTCTAAGGCTGCGTGCTCAGGCAGGAGCACTTGGGGCTGTGGGCAATAGGGTGTGCAGTGGCCTAGTTGCCATGTCTTTTCTCTCAGTTTCCAATGCAATTTCATTTGGTGGAACATTCTTGATCTTTTCTGTAGTTTCGGCTGTTTCAGTTGCATTTGTCTACGTCTTTGTTCCAGAAACCAAAGGAAAGTCATTGGAGCAGATCGAGTTGCTTTTTCAGACTGAACAATGGCAAGGGGAAGGGGGTCAAGTGGAACTAGGAGATGTTGAGCATCTTGTGCAGAAAGGATGA
- the LOC117621496 gene encoding protein STABILIZED1: protein MVFITSPNHKTLTLNLNPKTTTLQTLKLQIEQKSQIPISEQRLFISQSLQLLTQTGSTLLSDLGIRPLSTLTLHIPLFGGTQPPNVPKPRLEFLNSKPPPNYVAGLGRGATGFTTRSDIGPARAAPDLPDRSATTIGGAAAAAAPPGVGRGRGKPEEEEEDEGEDKGYDENQKFDEFEGNDVGLFASAEYDDEDKEADAVWEAIDTRMDSRRKDRREARLKEEIEKYRASNPKITEQFANLKRKLYTVSAQEWESIPEIGDYSLRNKKKRFESFVPVPDTLLEKARQEKEHVTALDPKSRAASGTETPWSQTPVTDLTAVGEGRGTVLSLKLDRLSDSVSGLTVVDPKGYLTDLKSMKITSDAEISDIKKARLLLKSVTQTNPKHPPGWIAAARLEEVAGKIQAARQLIQKGCEECPKSEDVWLEACRLANPDEAKAVIAKGVKTIPNSVKLWMQAAKLEHDDLNRSRVLRKGLEHIPDSVRLWKAVVELANEEDARLLLHRAVECCPLHIELWLALARLETYDNAKKVLNKAREKLSKEPAIWITAAKLEEANGNTSMVGKIIERGIRALQREGLAIDREAWMREAEAAERAGSVATCQAIIRNTIGIGVEEEDRKRTWVADAEECKKRGSIETARAIYAHALTVFLTKKSIWLKAAQLEKSHGTRESLDALLRKAVTYRPQAEVLWLMGAKEKWLAGDVPAARAILQEAYAAIPNSEEIWLAAFKLEFENHEPERARMLLAKARERGGTEKVWMKSAIVERELGNLDEERKLLDEGLKRYASFFKLWLMLGQLEERLGHLEKAKEAYDSGLKHCSNSIPLWLSRANLEEKMVGLSKARAVLTMGRKKNPQNPELWLAAVRAELRHGNKKEADILMAKALQECPNSGILWAASIEMVPRPQRKTKSMDALKKCDHDPHVIAAVAKLFWHDRKVDKARNWLNRAVTLAPDIGDFWALYYKFELQHGTEENQKDVLKRCEAAEPKHGEKWQPISKAVENSHQPFEAILKKVVVALGKEESAAENNKH from the coding sequence ATGGTGTTCATCACATCCCCCAACcacaaaaccctaaccctaaatCTAAACCCGAAGACCACCACCCTCCAAACCCTAAAGCTCCAAATCGAACAAAAATCCCAAATACCCATCTCAGAGCAGCGCCTATTCATCTCCCAAAGCCTCCAATTACTGACCCAAACCGGCTCCACCCTCCTCTCCGACCTCGGCATCAGACCCCTCTCAACCCTAACCCTCCACATCCCCTTGTTCGGCGGCACCCAACCGCCCAACGTCCCCAAGCCCCGCCTCGAGTTCCTCAACTCCAAGCCTCCCCCAAATTATGTCGCTGGGCTCGGCCGTGGTGCCACTGGGTTCACCACACGATCCGATATCGGGCCCGCCCGGGCCGCCCCCGACCTGCCCGATAGGTCGGCCACGACAATCGGTGgcgctgctgctgctgctgccccGCCTGGGGTTGGCCGCGGTCGTGGGAAGcctgaggaagaggaagaagatgaaggagAGGATAAAGGGTATGATGAGAATCAGAAGTTTGATGAATTCGAAGGGAATGATGTTGGGTTGTTTGCATCGGCTGAGTACGATGATGAGGATAAGGAGGCTGATGCGGTTTGGGAAGCTATTGATACGAGAATGGACTCGAGGAGAAAAGACCGGAGAGAAGCTCGGTTGAAAGAAGAGATTGAGAAATACAGAGCTTCGAACCCGAAGATCACGGAGCAGTTTGCAAATTTGAAGAGAAAGTTGTACACCGTGTCTGCTCAGGAATGGGAGAGCATACCCGAAATTGGAGACTATTCATTgaggaacaagaagaagaggttCGAGAGCTTTGTGCCGGTGCCCGATACGCTTTTAGAGAAGGCGAGACAGGAGAAGGAGCATGTTACGGCTTTGGACCCCAAGAGTAGGGCAGCTAGTGGTACGGAAACGCCATGGTCTCAAACTCCGGTTACAGATTTGACCGCCGTAGGTGAGGGTAGAGGTACTGTGTTGTCATTGAAATTAGATAGGCTTTCTGATTCTGTTTCTGGGCTGACGGTTGTGGACCCAAAAGGGTACCTTACTGATCTTAAGAGTATGAAGATTACTAGTGATGCTGAGATTTCTGATATTAAAAAGGCCAGATTGTTGCTCAAGAGTGTAACACAGACGAATCCGAAGCACCCACCTGGTTGGATTGCGGCTGCAAGGCTAGAGGAGGTGGCTGGGAAGATTCAAGCAGCCAGGCAGTTGATTCAGAAAGGGTGTGAGGAGTGTCCCAAGAGTGAGGATGTGTGGTTAGAGGCGTGTAGGCTTGCTAACCCGGATGAAGCTAAGGCTGTGATTGCCAAGGGAGTCAAGACGATACCCAATTCGGTGAAGTTGTGGATGCAGGCTGCAAAACTAGAGCATGACGATTTGAATAGGAGCAGAGTGTTGAGGAAAGGGTTGGAACACATTCCTGATTCTGTTAGGCTGTGGAAGGCGGTTGTGGAGCTGGCAAATGAGGAAGATGCAAGACTTCTGCTTCACAGGGCCGTGGAGTGTTGTCCCTTGCACATTGAATTGTGGCTTGCACTTGCAAGATTGGAAACTTATGATAATGCTAAGAAGGTCCTCAATAAGGCAAGAGAAAAGCTATCAAAGGAGCCAGCCATTTGGATCACTGCGGCCAAGTTAGAAGAAGCTAACGGGAATACGTCCATGGTTGGGAAGATTATTGAAAGAGGTATAAGGGCCTTGCAAAGGGAAGGATTAGCGATTGATAGAGAAGCGTGGATGAGGGAGGCTGAAGCTGCTGAGCGTGCAGGGTCTGTTGCAACTTGCCAAGCAATCATTCGGAACACAATTGGGATTGgtgtggaggaggaggatagAAAGCGCACATGGGTTGCTGATGCAGAGGAATGCAAGAAAAGGGGTTCGATTGAGACAGCCAGAGCTATTTATGCTCACGCACTTACTGTGTTCTTAACCAAGAAGAGCATATGGCTCAAAGCAGCACAACTTGAAAAGAGCCATGGGACTCGGGAATCTCTTGATGCTTTGCTTCGTAAAGCAGTGACATATCGACCACAAGCTGAAGTCTTGTGGCTTATGGGAGCTAAGGAGAAGTGGCTTGCTGGGGATGTGCCTGCTGCCCGTGCCATCCTCCAAGAAGCTTATGCTGCTATACCCAATTCTGAAGAAATTTGGCTTGCTGCATTTAAACTTGAATTTGAGAACCATGAACCTGAGAGAGCTAGAATGCTTCTTGCCAAAGCCCGAGAAAGGGGAGGCACAGAAAAAGTTTGGATGAAATCAGCAATTGTTGAGAGAGAGTTAGGGAACCTTGATGAGGAGAGGAAGTTACTTGACGAGGGATTGAAGCGGTACGCTAGCTTCTTTAAATTGTGGTTGATGCTTGGACAACTAGAGGAACGGCTTGGTcatttggaaaaagccaaggAGGCTTATGACTCAGGTCTGAAGCACTGCTCCAATTCTATTCCACTCTGGCTTTCTCGTGCTAATCTGGAAGAGAAGATGGTTGGGCTGAGTAAAGCTCGTGCAGTTCTCACgatgggcaggaagaagaatCCTCAGAATCCTGAATTGTGGCTTGCTGCTGTTCGAGCTGAATTGAGGCATGGCAATAAGAAGGAAGCTGATATCTTGATGGCAAAGGCTTTGCAGGAGTGTCCCAATAGTGGTATCTTGTGGGCTGCATCTATTGAGATGGTACCCCGTCCCCAACGGAAGACCAAGAGTATGGATGCCCTCAAGAAATGTGATCATGATCCCCATGTCATTGCTGCTGTGGCTAAGTTATTTTGGCATGATAGGAAGGTTGACAAAGCTAGGAATTGGCTAAACAGGGCAGTGACACTTGCTCCAGATATTGGGGATTTCTGGGCTTTATACTACAAATTTGAACTTCAACATGGGACTGAGGAGAACCAAAAGGATGTGCTGAAAAGGTGCGAAGCTGCAGAACCAAAGCATGGTGAAAAATGGCAACCTATTTCAAAGGCTGTGGAGAACTCTCACCAACCATTTGAAGCTATCTTGAAGAAAGTAGTGGTTGCTCTTGGGAAGGAAGAGAGTGCAGCCGAAAATAATAAACACTAG